Proteins found in one Muntiacus reevesi chromosome 2, mMunRee1.1, whole genome shotgun sequence genomic segment:
- the LOC136157852 gene encoding dihydrodiol dehydrogenase 3-like: MDPKNQKKVKLNDGHFIPVLGFGTFASPEVPKSEALEVTKYAIEVGFRHIDCAHLYQNEEQVGQAIRSKIADGTVKREDIFYTSKVWCTFLRPELVRPALEKSLKDLQLEYVDLYIIHQPVALVPGEAIFPTDENGKLIYDSVDLCRTWEALENCKDAGLTKSIGVSNFNHKQLEKILNKPGLKYKPVCNQVECHPYLNQSKLLEFCKSHDIVLVAYGALGSQRSLQWLDPNLPFLLEDPVLSAIAQKHKQTPALVALRYQMQRGVVVLAKSYNKKRIKENMQVFDFELTPEDMEAIDGINRNIRYYEYLMWVDHPEYPFSEEY; the protein is encoded by the exons ATGGATCCCAAAAACCAGAAGAAAGTGAAGCTTAATGATGGCCACTTCATTCCTGTTCTGGGATTCGGCACTTTCGCATCTCCAGAG GTTCCTAAGAGTGAAGCTCTGGAGGTCACCAAATATGCTATAGAGGTTGGATTTCGTCATATTGACTGTGCTCATTTGTACCAAAATGAAGAGCAGGTTGGCCAAGCCATTCGAAGCAAGATTGCAGATGGCACTGTGAAGAGAGAAGACATATTCTACACTTCAAAg GTTTGGTGCACTTTTCTTCGACCAGAGTTGGTCCGACCAGccttggaaaagtcactgaaaGATCTTCAACTGGAATATGTCGATCTCTATATTATTCATCAGCCAGTGGCTCTGGTG CCAGGTGAAGCAATTTTCCCAAcagatgaaaatggaaaattgaTATATGACTCAGTGGATCTCTGTCGCACATGGGAG gccctggaGAACTGTAAGGATGCAGGGCTGACCAAGTCCATCGGGGTGTCCAACTTCAACCACAAGCAGCTGGAGAAGATCCTGAACAAGCCGGGGCTCAAGTACAAGCCTGTCTGCAACCAG GTGGAATGTCACCCTTATCTCAATCAGAGCAAGCTGCTGGAGTTCTGCAAGTCACATGATATTGTCCTTGTTGCCTATGGTGCTCTGGGATCCCAGCGATCATTACAATG GTTGGATCCAAACCTCCCCTTTCTCTTGGAGGACCCCGTTCTCTCTGCCATTGCTCAAAAGCACAAGCAAACTCCAGCTCTGGTTGCCCTTCGCTACCAGATGCAACGTGGGGTTGTGGTTCTGGCCAAGAGTTACAACAAGAAGCGGATCAAAGAGAACATGCAG gTGTTTGACTTTGAACTGACTCcagaagacatggaagcaattgaTGGCATCAACAGAAATATAAGATATTATGAATATCTAAT gtGGGTTGATCACCCTGAGTATCCATTTTCTGAAGAATATTGA